The Egicoccus sp. AB-alg6-2 DNA window TCTCGTCGAGGCCCGGTGCCGCGGCCAGCCTGCGAGCAATCTGGGCGACCGTCTCGAGCGCAGCCTCCCCAGCAAGCATCTTTGGGTCGGACACGCTCCACACCTCTCGAAGTTTCGCTCTCCAGCCTCGTCACCGTAACACCGAGGCCTGGTACGCAGGCGGGCCATCACACCGGTCGAGGCATCGACCGCCGGCGGCTCGCAACGGTTGCCGCCCGGGCTGGGCTCGAGACGATCGTACGAAGCCGACGATTGGCGGTGGCTTGGGCGGTCCGGTCGCCCTGATTGCCCCTGATGTGCTCGACGCTTCGCACGGGGCGCCGTTCAGCAAAGAGCGAGGTGACCAGAGAGGCCTCGCTGTGCGCGCCAGCGGGGTCTCTCGCCTGCCACAATGATCCACACTCCACCGGGCGCAACTTCCGCGGCGCGATGGCCACGATGGCTGGAACGGCCCGTCGACGAGAAGGTGGCCTGCTACGGACCCGAGGGTCGTGGCGGCGCTCCGCTTTCCGGCCGAGGGCCGCTACCTGGTCGATGCAGGCACCCGGCCGGTCCGTGCGATCTCTTCGGCCAGTGCAGTCAGCTTGCGGTTGTGGTGTTGCGAAAGGTGTTTGAGGACTCGAAGGCCATCTCGGCCGTCAACCGGCGGCGGGCCATCAGCACGCCCTTCGCTTGTCCGATGACGTCGCGTGACTTGAGCGCCGTCTCGAGGCCGGCCTCGATCAGCGCGGCTTTCATGGCCACCGACGCCTGCGCACAAACACTTGCCCGAGGAGCTGCGAGCGGCGGGCGAACGCGTTTGGCTGCCTGGAGTACATGTTGAGTGCGCCCAGCGAGTCGTCGGTGACGAACAGCCGAAAGCTGATCATCGAGCGCACCCCGAGCTCCAGCGCCTTCGCGCGGTAGTCGGGCCAACGTTGTTCAAGCTCGAGGTCGTCGATCACGATCGTCTCGTGCTGCTCGATCGCTCCCAGGCACGGTCCTTGACCGGTGGCGTACTGCGCCAGGTCGCTCTCGTACGCCACCGACGAGGAATACGCAGGCGAATGGACTACGCCGCCCCGACCGACCAGCATCATGCTGACGCCATCACAGTGTTCGAGGATGTCCTCGCCGAGGTCGACGATGCGCTGCAAGGTCGCCTGCAGGCCGTCTGCGACGGACAACTCCCGCGCTATGACACCGATGCGTTCGAGCAGCTGCTCATCAGGACTGTGCTCGTCGATCACCGGTCCACCTCCACTGGAACTGCCCGCATCGTA harbors:
- a CDS encoding ANTAR domain-containing protein → MKAALIEAGLETALKSRDVIGQAKGVLMARRRLTAEMAFESSNTFRNTTTAS
- a CDS encoding GAF domain-containing protein yields the protein MIDEHSPDEQLLERIGVIARELSVADGLQATLQRIVDLGEDILEHCDGVSMMLVGRGGVVHSPAYSSSVAYESDLAQYATGQGPCLGAIEQHETIVIDDLELEQRWPDYRAKALELGVRSMISFRLFVTDDSLGALNMYSRQPNAFARRSQLLGQVFVRRRRWP